In Mesotoga infera, a single window of DNA contains:
- a CDS encoding 30S ribosomal protein S5 has product MAEEMKNDRNSKSSREGRRNPRASRNAPVEKQVEDNEFEERIIEIRRVTKVVAGGKNLSFRVVAVVGNRDGKVGLGIGSAREVPTAIRKAVLEAKKNVTEVAVRNETVPHETVGRQDSARIMLKPAGPGTGIIANSPVRAVVELAGVKNILTKSLGSSNTLNMARAALNGLISLRSPQDFAKLRDISLKRVFHGISEEAGQ; this is encoded by the coding sequence ATGGCTGAAGAGATGAAGAATGATCGCAATTCGAAATCTTCACGTGAAGGAAGAAGAAACCCCAGAGCTTCCAGAAACGCTCCTGTAGAAAAGCAGGTAGAAGACAACGAATTTGAAGAGAGAATAATTGAAATAAGAAGGGTTACAAAAGTTGTTGCCGGAGGAAAGAATCTATCCTTTAGAGTAGTTGCCGTTGTGGGCAACCGCGATGGAAAGGTTGGTCTTGGAATCGGCAGTGCCAGGGAAGTACCGACCGCAATAAGAAAAGCAGTTCTAGAAGCCAAGAAGAATGTTACAGAAGTTGCGGTTAGAAACGAGACTGTACCACATGAGACTGTTGGTAGACAGGATTCCGCAAGGATAATGTTGAAACCTGCAGGTCCAGGTACGGGTATCATCGCCAACTCTCCTGTCAGAGCAGTTGTTGAGCTTGCAGGAGTCAAGAATATCCTAACTAAGTCTCTGGGATCATCAAATACGCTTAACATGGCCAGGGCGGCTCTGAATGGTTTGATAAGTCTGAGATCCCCGCAGGATTTTGCAAAGCTCAGAGACATTTCCTTGAAGAGGGTTTTCCACGGAATCAGCGAGGAGGCAGGTCAGTAA
- a CDS encoding 30S ribosomal protein S3, translating to MGQKVHPYGFRLGVSKDWKARWINEKNYKEYLLEDLKIRDFLKKNYMAAGVSDIYIERPEPGKVVITIKCARPGVMIGKKGSEVKLLRQRLEKLITRQFQLNIEEVKTPETDAILVAEDIASRIEKRASYKRAMKRAIFTAMRKGAKGIKIMVSGRLNGADIARTEWYLEGRLPLQTLRADLDYGYTTAFTKMGIIGVKVWIYKGDVQV from the coding sequence GTGGGTCAGAAGGTACATCCTTATGGATTCAGGCTTGGTGTCAGTAAAGATTGGAAAGCCCGTTGGATAAACGAGAAGAATTACAAGGAATATCTTCTCGAGGATCTTAAGATAAGGGACTTTCTTAAGAAGAATTACATGGCTGCCGGAGTTTCCGACATTTACATCGAGAGACCGGAGCCAGGTAAGGTGGTTATTACCATCAAATGCGCCAGACCTGGTGTGATGATTGGAAAGAAGGGTAGTGAAGTCAAGCTGCTGAGGCAGCGGCTGGAGAAGCTTATAACCAGGCAGTTCCAGCTGAATATTGAAGAAGTTAAAACACCCGAGACCGATGCGATCCTTGTTGCTGAAGACATCGCGTCAAGAATTGAGAAACGAGCTTCCTATAAGAGAGCCATGAAGAGAGCAATATTCACTGCAATGAGAAAGGGAGCTAAAGGGATAAAGATAATGGTTTCAGGAAGGCTGAACGGAGCTGATATTGCCAGGACAGAGTGGTACCTGGAAGGAAGACTTCCTCTCCAGACCCTCAGAGCTGATCTGGACTACGGTTACACCACAGCTTTCACAAAGATGGGAATAATCGGTGTGAAGGTATGGATCTACAAAGGCGACGTACAGGTGTAA
- the secY gene encoding preprotein translocase subunit SecY, which yields MWNALKNAFKIPELRDRILFTFLALAIFRLGVYIPIPGINIQAWSAYFGTLSEGGAGGFIGFFDVFTGGAVEQFSIFLMSVTPYINAQIMLQLLTAVVPSLKEMLKEGEEGKKKYARYTRMLTVGLAGLQGFLISFGLSSNTAIVAIPSRILFVLLATSTLIGGTMFLLWLGERITEKGIGNGISVLIFGGIVARYPASIMQVVVALSPIQWAILLAIALFTVIAVIYVQMGERRIEVQYARRVTGRRVYGGVSTHIPIKVNQGGVIPIIFSSAIMMLPQFIATAFPEGSGGRNVMQTLFAQTSPVYILLYGGMVFFFTFFYSSLVFDVREVSDNIRNYGGYIPGIRPGFSTQQYIQRVLNRVVFMGAVFLVVIALLPLVVGGIFSIGGLAIGGTSTLIAVGVAIDILQQMETHLMVRHYEGFVKKGKLRGRR from the coding sequence ATGTGGAATGCCCTGAAGAACGCTTTCAAGATACCTGAGTTAAGAGACAGAATTCTCTTCACGTTTCTCGCGCTGGCAATCTTCAGACTAGGTGTCTACATACCGATCCCGGGAATAAATATCCAGGCTTGGTCAGCATATTTCGGCACTCTCTCCGAAGGTGGAGCCGGAGGTTTTATAGGCTTCTTTGATGTCTTCACTGGTGGAGCTGTAGAGCAGTTTTCGATATTTTTGATGAGCGTTACTCCTTACATTAACGCGCAGATTATGCTTCAATTGCTTACGGCAGTTGTTCCAAGTCTGAAGGAAATGCTCAAAGAAGGCGAAGAGGGAAAGAAGAAGTACGCTCGATACACAAGAATGCTAACTGTTGGACTCGCGGGTCTCCAGGGATTCCTGATATCATTTGGCCTCTCTTCGAACACTGCAATAGTGGCCATCCCAAGCAGGATTCTCTTTGTCCTCCTCGCAACATCAACTCTAATAGGAGGAACGATGTTCTTGCTATGGCTCGGAGAGAGAATTACCGAGAAGGGTATAGGAAACGGTATATCTGTTCTTATTTTCGGAGGAATTGTCGCAAGATATCCGGCTTCAATAATGCAGGTAGTGGTTGCGTTGTCTCCTATACAGTGGGCTATACTGCTGGCAATTGCGCTTTTCACGGTTATTGCAGTTATCTATGTCCAAATGGGAGAGAGAAGGATTGAAGTTCAGTACGCCAGAAGAGTAACTGGCAGAAGGGTATACGGGGGAGTTTCCACTCATATTCCCATTAAGGTTAATCAGGGTGGAGTTATTCCGATAATATTCAGTTCGGCAATAATGATGCTTCCCCAGTTCATCGCAACTGCATTCCCCGAAGGAAGCGGTGGCAGGAATGTCATGCAAACTTTGTTTGCTCAGACTTCTCCTGTTTACATCTTGCTTTATGGTGGAATGGTATTCTTCTTCACATTTTTCTACAGCTCGCTGGTTTTTGATGTGAGAGAAGTATCGGATAATATACGTAATTACGGAGGATACATCCCTGGAATCAGGCCTGGTTTTTCGACTCAGCAGTACATTCAGAGGGTGCTGAATCGTGTGGTCTTTATGGGTGCTGTATTCCTTGTAGTTATAGCCTTGCTTCCGCTGGTAGTTGGAGGGATCTTCAGTATTGGCGGACTTGCAATAGGAGGGACCTCGACTCTTATCGCGGTAGGTGTTGCCATTGATATTTTGCAGCAGATGGAAACTCACCTTATGGTCAGGCACTACGAGGGATTTGTTAAGAAAGGCAAGTTACGAGGAAGGAGGTAA
- a CDS encoding 50S ribosomal protein L16, translating into MLMPKRVKYRKQQRGKMNGKAKGGTIVHFGEWGIKALEPHWISAQQIESCRIAITRTLKRNGNLWIRIFPDKPITSKGIGVRMGKGKGDVEGWVAVVKPGKIMFEIGGVPDQLAKEALEKAASKLPIRTKIVPRYQIGGEL; encoded by the coding sequence ATGTTAATGCCCAAAAGGGTAAAATACAGGAAGCAACAAAGAGGTAAGATGAACGGTAAGGCAAAAGGTGGGACCATTGTTCACTTTGGAGAGTGGGGAATAAAGGCCCTCGAACCACATTGGATATCTGCTCAGCAGATCGAGTCCTGCCGAATTGCAATTACGAGAACACTGAAGAGGAATGGTAATCTCTGGATTCGAATCTTCCCTGACAAACCTATTACCTCAAAAGGAATCGGAGTGAGAATGGGGAAGGGAAAGGGAGATGTCGAAGGCTGGGTAGCTGTTGTCAAGCCCGGGAAGATCATGTTCGAAATAGGCGGAGTGCCTGACCAGCTTGCGAAAGAGGCTCTTGAAAAAGCGGCTTCCAAACTACCTATCAGAACAAAGATAGTACCGAGGTATCAGATAGGAGGTGAGCTCTGA
- a CDS encoding 50S ribosomal protein L24, whose amino-acid sequence MSRVKREDTVMVISGKDRGKKGKVLKTIPSEKKIIVEGVNFTKKHQRPTNQYREGGIIERESPIYVSKVMVVCPNCNKPTRVAHKILENGEKVRSCKKCGEIIDKV is encoded by the coding sequence ATGAGTAGAGTGAAAAGAGAAGATACAGTAATGGTTATTTCAGGCAAAGACAGGGGCAAGAAAGGCAAAGTTCTTAAGACAATTCCCTCGGAGAAGAAGATAATTGTTGAGGGTGTCAACTTCACGAAGAAGCATCAGAGACCAACCAATCAATACCGTGAAGGTGGAATCATTGAAAGGGAATCCCCAATATACGTTTCCAAAGTAATGGTTGTCTGCCCCAACTGTAATAAGCCTACGAGAGTCGCCCACAAAATTCTTGAAAATGGCGAAAAGGTCAGATCTTGCAAGAAGTGCGGCGAGATAATCGATAAGGTCTGA
- the map gene encoding type I methionyl aminopeptidase: MVRLKSPEEICKIEIAAKIVAEVLAEVESYAVEGASAYDMEKAAEELIERRGGIPAFKGYSGYPYTLCVSVNEEVIHGFPLKEKVFAAGDIVSVDCGVVKDGFVGDAAKSFVVGSYLCEKDRLLLQRTEESLLKGIEIACAGNRLGDIGFAVQSCVESAGFSVIRDYVGHGVGLSLHEDPQVPNYGRQNSGMLLRTGMTLAIEPMVASGHYSVEILEDGWTAVTADRSRAAHFEHDIAILEDGPKILSRL, from the coding sequence ATGGTTAGGTTGAAATCTCCAGAGGAAATCTGTAAAATCGAAATTGCTGCGAAGATCGTTGCAGAGGTTTTGGCTGAGGTAGAGTCGTATGCAGTCGAAGGTGCCTCTGCCTATGATATGGAGAAAGCTGCAGAAGAATTGATTGAAAGAAGAGGTGGCATTCCCGCATTCAAGGGGTATAGTGGATATCCTTACACTCTCTGCGTATCGGTAAATGAGGAGGTAATTCACGGGTTTCCCTTGAAAGAGAAAGTCTTTGCTGCCGGCGATATCGTCTCCGTGGATTGCGGGGTAGTGAAGGATGGATTTGTGGGAGACGCCGCAAAGTCGTTTGTTGTAGGAAGTTATTTATGCGAAAAAGACCGGTTGCTTCTGCAGCGGACTGAAGAGTCGCTTCTTAAGGGCATAGAGATTGCCTGCGCTGGAAACCGACTTGGCGACATTGGATTTGCAGTCCAGAGCTGCGTGGAAAGCGCCGGGTTTTCTGTAATAAGAGACTACGTCGGACATGGTGTTGGCCTGAGCCTCCATGAGGATCCTCAGGTTCCTAACTATGGAAGGCAAAACAGCGGAATGCTTTTGAGAACAGGAATGACACTTGCTATCGAACCGATGGTTGCAAGTGGACATTACAGCGTGGAGATTCTGGAAGATGGTTGGACCGCAGTAACTGCTGATAGGTCGCGTGCTGCTCATTTCGAGCATGATATTGCGATACTGGAAGACGGTCCAAAGATTCTTTCCAGATTGTGA
- a CDS encoding 50S ribosomal protein L5, with the protein MAYEYVPLKDKFESEVVPTMSKEFGYKNMLEVPRVSKIVVNMGIGEGSRNADLLDLHGKELMTIVGQKPVVTKAKKSIANFKLRDGMPVGLKVTLRGPRMYNFLYKLINVVLPKLRDFRGVDPDSFDGRGNYAMGLPEQLVFPEIVPDQIKRVQGMDIIVVTTARTDEEARRLLALLGLPFKRVMV; encoded by the coding sequence ATGGCATACGAATACGTCCCTTTGAAAGATAAATTTGAAAGTGAAGTAGTCCCTACCATGTCGAAGGAATTTGGCTACAAAAATATGCTGGAGGTCCCTAGAGTTTCGAAGATAGTTGTCAATATGGGGATTGGCGAAGGTTCAAGAAATGCTGACCTTCTCGATTTACATGGCAAAGAGCTGATGACAATTGTTGGGCAGAAGCCAGTGGTGACGAAAGCAAAGAAAAGTATCGCGAACTTCAAACTTCGTGACGGAATGCCGGTGGGACTGAAGGTTACCCTAAGAGGACCCAGGATGTACAACTTCCTTTATAAGCTTATAAATGTTGTGCTTCCTAAGCTAAGAGACTTCAGAGGCGTTGATCCCGACTCATTCGATGGTAGAGGTAATTATGCAATGGGGCTTCCCGAACAGCTAGTCTTTCCCGAAATTGTGCCGGATCAAATAAAAAGAGTTCAGGGAATGGACATAATAGTTGTTACAACGGCCAGGACCGATGAGGAAGCAAGAAGATTGTTAGCCCTTCTTGGACTTCCTTTCAAAAGAGTCATGGTCTAA
- a CDS encoding 30S ribosomal protein S8: MWSDPIADMLTRIRNANAAFKESVDIPASNLKKKLLDILKAEGYIDDYKYIEDGKQGVLKVFLKYKGDRRHKINVISGIVRISKPGKRMYVNKDKLPKVKSGMGIAIVSTSSGVMTDKQARSQGVGGEVICYVW; this comes from the coding sequence ATGTGGAGTGATCCCATAGCCGACATGCTCACTAGAATAAGAAATGCCAACGCTGCCTTTAAGGAGAGCGTGGACATACCGGCTTCTAACCTGAAGAAGAAGCTTCTGGATATTTTGAAGGCGGAGGGCTATATAGACGATTATAAATATATAGAGGATGGCAAACAGGGTGTTCTCAAAGTCTTTCTGAAATACAAGGGAGACAGGAGGCACAAGATCAACGTCATCTCTGGAATCGTTAGAATTTCCAAACCTGGCAAAAGGATGTACGTAAATAAGGACAAGCTTCCGAAGGTGAAGTCAGGTATGGGAATAGCAATTGTTAGTACTTCCAGCGGAGTGATGACAGACAAGCAGGCCCGTTCCCAAGGCGTCGGCGGCGAAGTCATCTGCTACGTGTGGTAG
- the rpsQ gene encoding 30S ribosomal protein S17 has protein sequence MPRKTLVGTVVSDKMDKTIVVSVTRTHIHPFYGKTMKTTKKYHADDPEGLAGMGDTVEIEECRPLSKMKKFKLVKVLKKDIYTGEIPETPEAVEGSGGDQK, from the coding sequence ATGCCAAGAAAGACATTAGTAGGAACGGTAGTAAGTGACAAGATGGACAAAACGATAGTGGTAAGTGTTACAAGGACGCACATACATCCCTTCTATGGGAAAACCATGAAAACTACTAAGAAGTATCACGCAGATGATCCAGAAGGTCTTGCTGGAATGGGCGATACAGTTGAAATTGAAGAGTGCAGACCCCTTAGCAAGATGAAGAAGTTCAAACTCGTTAAGGTTCTCAAGAAGGATATCTACACGGGAGAAATTCCCGAAACTCCCGAGGCCGTTGAAGGCTCCGGAGGTGACCAGAAATGA
- a CDS encoding 50S ribosomal protein L18 has translation MFKHKDKKEQRRKRHLRVRSAISGTPERPRLAVFRSEKHIYAQLIDDSKGVTLVSASTVDKDVKGSIDKSWNIDAAKKVGELLAKKAKDKGITNVVFDRGGFKFHGRIKSLAEGARAGGLQF, from the coding sequence GTGTTCAAACATAAAGACAAGAAGGAACAAAGGCGAAAGAGACATCTTCGCGTCAGGTCTGCAATTTCCGGAACACCGGAAAGGCCTAGACTGGCAGTCTTCAGAAGCGAGAAGCACATTTATGCTCAGCTGATCGATGATTCCAAGGGAGTCACCCTTGTTTCGGCATCAACGGTAGACAAAGATGTCAAGGGTTCCATAGATAAGTCATGGAATATAGATGCTGCGAAGAAGGTCGGAGAGCTCCTCGCAAAGAAGGCGAAAGACAAGGGAATCACCAACGTGGTTTTCGACCGTGGGGGATTCAAGTTCCATGGAAGAATAAAGTCGCTTGCCGAGGGAGCTCGAGCAGGCGGGCTACAGTTCTGA
- a CDS encoding 50S ribosomal protein L15 → MAFRVEDLSPTPGSRKREKRIGRGIGSGMGKTATRGHKGQGRATGKVAARFEGGQTPLFRRTPIKGFKNRGSIEYATVNICTLEERFESGSEISPEILVQMNILNDLKDGVKILARGELTKSLTVKANAFSSTAKEKIEAAGGKAEVI, encoded by the coding sequence ATGGCTTTTAGAGTTGAAGATCTAAGTCCGACGCCCGGTTCGAGAAAAAGAGAGAAGAGAATAGGACGCGGTATTGGTTCGGGAATGGGTAAGACCGCCACAAGAGGCCACAAAGGGCAGGGAAGAGCAACCGGTAAGGTGGCTGCACGATTTGAGGGCGGACAGACACCCCTATTCAGGAGAACACCGATAAAAGGGTTCAAGAACCGAGGCTCTATAGAATATGCCACTGTCAATATTTGTACTCTTGAGGAGAGATTTGAGAGTGGTAGTGAGATTTCGCCTGAGATTCTCGTTCAGATGAACATATTGAATGATCTCAAGGACGGAGTAAAGATTCTGGCAAGAGGTGAATTGACGAAGTCTCTTACAGTCAAGGCAAATGCTTTCAGCTCAACTGCCAAGGAGAAGATCGAAGCTGCTGGTGGAAAGGCAGAGGTGATCTGA
- a CDS encoding 50S ribosomal protein L30 → MARSLRIRLIKSPIGFNRRQLKTVRALGLGKLDSEIVQPDSPQIRGMVNAIRHLLAVEELDD, encoded by the coding sequence ATGGCAAGGAGTTTGAGAATACGATTGATAAAGAGTCCGATCGGCTTCAACAGAAGACAGCTGAAGACAGTAAGGGCGCTAGGTCTTGGTAAGTTGGACAGTGAAATTGTCCAGCCGGATTCTCCACAGATCAGGGGAATGGTTAATGCCATAAGACATCTTCTTGCTGTCGAAGAACTTGATGACTGA
- a CDS encoding 50S ribosomal protein L14 has product MIQSESYLKIADNSGARMIKVIQVTGGYRKRSGSIGDIVVAAVRDVAPNTDFKKGDIVRAVLVRTAKEIRRPDGTYIRFDDNAAVIIDKQNQPRGTRVFGPVAREIRDKGFSKIASLAQEVW; this is encoded by the coding sequence ATGATCCAATCTGAATCATACCTTAAGATCGCAGACAACTCAGGTGCGAGAATGATCAAGGTGATACAGGTCACCGGCGGGTACAGAAAGAGATCAGGAAGCATAGGCGACATAGTTGTTGCAGCAGTGAGGGATGTGGCGCCGAACACAGATTTCAAGAAGGGCGATATCGTAAGGGCCGTTCTTGTTAGAACGGCGAAGGAGATTCGCAGACCAGACGGCACCTACATTCGCTTCGATGACAATGCTGCGGTGATTATTGACAAGCAGAACCAGCCCAGAGGAACACGCGTCTTTGGACCTGTTGCTAGAGAAATAAGGGATAAGGGATTCTCCAAGATAGCTTCTCTAGCCCAGGAAGTCTGGTGA
- a CDS encoding 50S ribosomal protein L29 yields the protein MKAVELQKFTDEELTQMLEDSKRKLMDLRFQLEMNRLKNHSQITVVKRDIARIKTILRGRELGIRR from the coding sequence ATGAAAGCCGTTGAACTCCAAAAGTTCACCGATGAAGAACTCACTCAGATGCTCGAGGATTCAAAGAGAAAGCTGATGGACCTCAGGTTCCAGCTTGAAATGAACAGGTTGAAGAACCATTCCCAGATAACTGTTGTAAAGCGCGACATAGCAAGGATAAAGACCATCCTTCGCGGTCGTGAACTGGGGATAAGGAGGTAG
- a CDS encoding 50S ribosomal protein L6 translates to MSRLLKHSIKIPAGVSYKIEGNLITVKGPKGELKQELLPLVKIEADEKELWVKSNEDVVIRKSDYKRLAKYAGTFWSLINNMVLGVTQGFAKELEIVGVGYRAQLQGKKLVMNLGYAHPVEIDPPAGIEFEVPAPQAIVVKGIDKYLVGQVAANIKRWRIPIVYSGKGIRYKGEAIRTKVGKKV, encoded by the coding sequence ATGTCTAGACTACTTAAGCATTCCATAAAGATCCCTGCTGGTGTATCATACAAAATCGAAGGAAACTTGATCACTGTGAAGGGACCTAAAGGCGAGCTGAAACAGGAACTCCTTCCTCTTGTGAAGATCGAGGCCGACGAAAAAGAGCTCTGGGTGAAGTCGAATGAAGATGTTGTGATCAGAAAGAGTGACTATAAGAGATTGGCAAAATATGCCGGCACTTTTTGGTCGCTAATAAACAACATGGTGCTGGGCGTTACTCAAGGGTTTGCTAAGGAACTTGAAATCGTTGGAGTAGGTTACAGAGCTCAGCTTCAGGGAAAGAAACTTGTAATGAATCTCGGTTATGCTCATCCTGTTGAGATAGATCCTCCCGCAGGAATAGAGTTTGAGGTACCGGCGCCGCAGGCTATAGTGGTCAAGGGAATCGACAAATACTTAGTTGGCCAGGTTGCTGCGAACATCAAGCGATGGAGAATTCCGATTGTCTATTCCGGAAAAGGTATACGTTACAAGGGAGAAGCAATTAGAACCAAAGTCGGTAAGAAGGTCTAA
- a CDS encoding 30S ribosomal protein S19: MSRSKKKGPYVHPSLLKRIRELNEKGEKKPIKTWSRASMILPEMIGHTIAVYNGMKHIPVYISENMIGHRLGEFSPTRRFGGHADKKSKKGEVR, from the coding sequence ATGTCTAGATCTAAGAAGAAAGGCCCATACGTACACCCGAGTCTCTTGAAAAGGATTAGAGAGCTGAATGAAAAGGGAGAAAAGAAACCCATTAAGACTTGGAGCAGAGCATCCATGATTCTTCCTGAAATGATTGGACATACAATAGCTGTCTACAACGGAATGAAGCATATACCGGTTTACATTTCAGAGAATATGATTGGACACAGACTGGGTGAGTTCTCTCCCACCAGGAGGTTCGGTGGGCATGCAGATAAGAAGAGTAAGAAAGGCGAAGTCAGATGA
- a CDS encoding adenylate kinase, protein MNVILMGPPGAGKGTQAKRIARKLDIPHISTGDMLREAVAAGTDLGLKVKEVMDKGLLVPDDLMIDLVRERLAREDTRNGFILDGFPRTVEQAIALDKMLDELKKDIDVALLVDADEEEVVKRISSRRVCPECGKVYNLLTLKPKVEGYCDNDGSRLIQRDDDRPETVRARYRVYSDKTEPVIRYYSGEKGNLVKVDGSGEIDTVTAEIVNHLENVKHG, encoded by the coding sequence ATGAATGTAATTCTAATGGGTCCTCCCGGAGCAGGGAAGGGGACACAGGCAAAACGGATAGCCCGTAAACTGGATATTCCTCACATATCTACTGGAGATATGTTAAGGGAAGCCGTGGCTGCTGGCACTGACCTCGGGCTGAAGGTCAAAGAAGTAATGGATAAAGGGCTTCTCGTCCCCGATGATCTGATGATAGATCTTGTCAGAGAGAGATTGGCTAGGGAGGACACCAGGAATGGCTTCATACTTGACGGCTTTCCAAGAACAGTCGAACAGGCGATTGCACTAGATAAGATGCTAGACGAACTTAAGAAGGATATTGACGTTGCTCTGCTTGTCGACGCTGATGAAGAGGAAGTTGTAAAACGTATTTCGAGCAGGAGAGTCTGTCCCGAATGTGGGAAAGTCTACAATCTCCTGACTCTAAAACCCAAGGTCGAGGGTTACTGTGACAACGATGGCAGCAGGTTAATTCAACGAGACGATGACAGGCCTGAGACTGTTAGGGCAAGGTACCGTGTCTACTCGGACAAGACCGAGCCAGTGATTAGGTACTATTCCGGCGAAAAAGGCAATCTAGTTAAGGTCGATGGGTCGGGGGAAATCGATACCGTCACTGCCGAGATCGTCAATCATCTGGAGAATGTAAAGCATGGTTAG
- a CDS encoding type Z 30S ribosomal protein S14, whose amino-acid sequence MAKKSLVEKWKREPKFKVRKYNRCNLCGRPRSVYREFGLCRVCFRQLASEGKLPGVKKASW is encoded by the coding sequence ATGGCGAAGAAATCATTAGTCGAAAAGTGGAAACGAGAACCCAAGTTCAAAGTAAGGAAATATAACAGATGCAATCTTTGTGGCAGACCTAGATCAGTTTATAGAGAGTTCGGTCTTTGCAGAGTGTGCTTTAGACAGCTGGCTTCCGAGGGAAAACTCCCCGGTGTGAAGAAAGCAAGCTGGTGA
- a CDS encoding 50S ribosomal protein L22 — protein MAQAGQRDKRSVLHKKRKEEKAATPVTQAKAVAKFVRISPRKARSVVNAIRNREVGEAFQILEFSPKKASRLVYKVLRSAVANAENNFGLNIDSLYVEKAVVDDGPRMKRLWPRGRGRADIQQKRFSHITVVVANREEISNPQE, from the coding sequence ATGGCGCAGGCGGGACAGAGAGACAAGCGTTCAGTTCTCCATAAGAAGCGCAAAGAGGAAAAAGCAGCAACTCCTGTGACTCAAGCAAAGGCAGTTGCAAAGTTTGTAAGAATCTCCCCTAGAAAGGCGAGATCAGTTGTAAATGCGATAAGAAATAGGGAAGTTGGCGAGGCGTTTCAGATTCTTGAGTTCTCACCTAAGAAGGCCTCCCGTTTGGTCTACAAAGTATTGCGCTCTGCAGTGGCAAACGCAGAGAACAATTTTGGCCTAAATATCGATAGTCTCTATGTTGAAAAAGCTGTTGTCGATGATGGCCCGAGAATGAAGCGACTGTGGCCGCGAGGAAGAGGAAGAGCTGATATTCAGCAGAAACGATTTAGCCACATAACCGTTGTTGTAGCAAACCGCGAAGAGATTAGCAATCCTCAGGAGTGA
- a CDS encoding 50S ribosomal protein L2 yields MALRKFNPVTKSRRSMLLPDFKEVTKTEPEKSLLEPIKSNAGRNHHGRITVRHQGGGTKRRYRVIDFKRDKIGIPAKVISIEYDPNRTARIALLQYIDGEKRYMLAPKGLKVGDGIQNGDQAEISVGNSMPLERIPVGTIVHNIEFLPGKGGQIARAAGTYAQLMAKEGRYALLRMPSGELRRVVVKCMATIGMVGNEEHSNEIHGKAGRRRWLGVRPSVRGMTMNPVDHPMGGGEGRSKGHLPQSPWGQPARGYKTRKNKKPSDNLIVKRRNQN; encoded by the coding sequence ATGGCATTGAGAAAGTTTAATCCCGTCACCAAGAGCAGAAGGTCTATGCTTCTTCCCGACTTCAAGGAAGTTACGAAGACTGAACCGGAAAAGTCTCTTCTAGAGCCTATTAAAAGTAACGCCGGTAGAAACCATCATGGGAGAATAACAGTTAGGCATCAGGGTGGGGGAACTAAGAGGCGTTACAGAGTTATCGATTTCAAGAGAGACAAAATAGGTATTCCTGCGAAGGTAATATCGATAGAGTATGACCCAAACAGAACGGCAAGGATTGCTCTTCTCCAGTACATCGATGGTGAGAAAAGATATATGCTGGCCCCGAAGGGTCTGAAGGTCGGAGATGGTATTCAGAACGGAGACCAAGCCGAAATATCTGTTGGAAACTCCATGCCACTAGAGAGAATCCCTGTGGGTACGATCGTCCACAACATTGAGTTCTTGCCCGGCAAGGGTGGTCAGATTGCTAGAGCAGCGGGAACGTATGCCCAGCTGATGGCTAAAGAGGGAAGATATGCGCTTCTTAGAATGCCTTCCGGCGAACTGAGAAGAGTTGTAGTGAAATGCATGGCAACGATCGGCATGGTTGGAAATGAGGAACATTCGAATGAGATACATGGGAAAGCAGGAAGAAGGAGATGGCTTGGAGTTCGGCCGTCGGTCAGAGGCATGACGATGAATCCAGTCGATCACCCGATGGGTGGGGGAGAAGGACGTTCTAAGGGCCACCTTCCTCAGAGTCCCTGGGGACAGCCGGCCAGAGGTTATAAAACGCGGAAGAACAAGAAGCCATCAGATAACCTAATAGTCAAACGCAGGAATCAGAATTGA